In Leishmania braziliensis MHOM/BR/75/M2904 complete genome, chromosome 31, one genomic interval encodes:
- a CDS encoding putative 3,2-trans-enoyl-CoA isomerase,mitochondrial precursor, giving the protein MRRAISSSLTRCAGAAGVTSALLQLPQHRLQSQAPPGGLQQGCQQAPKAAHAGHEHSHHPEPEVEPPRKPTEVPKFVRIDTSDKGITNVQLARPPVNPLSLEFFQELNQWMLWLGSNEETKAVVISSAIPTVYSAGLDLAEVHNPNPERMSGFWQSFQEMWLIFNSFPKPIIAAITGNAPAAGCIIAMGCDYRVMARGPKDTTKINRLYRIGLNETKLGLVAPPWTVPAYCHLLGSRQAERMLQLGETPLADDAHKLGLIDEVAPDEEQTIEVAYKQAERFLSVPQKPRLMSRELVRREYLQMLASDKDRKRDTDAFMKMVLNPEVQHNLERYLQRLKSRSRK; this is encoded by the coding sequence ATGCGCcgcgccatctcctcctcgctcacccgctgtgccggcgctgccggcgtgACGTCggccctgctgcagcttccgcagcaccgcctccagtCGCAGGCACCGCCTGGTGGGCTGCAGCAGGGCTGTCAGCAAGCCCCGAAAGCCGCTCATGCCGGGCACGAGCACAGCCACCACCCGGAACCAGAGGTCGAGCCGCCAAGGAAGCCGACGGAGGTGCCCAAGTTTGTGAGGATCGACACGAGTGACAAGGGCATCACGAACGTGCAGCTGGCCCGTCCCCCGGTGAACCCGCTGAGCCTGGAGTTCTTCCAGGAACTCAACCAGTGGATGCTGTGGCTTGGCAGCAACGAGGAGACGAAGGCTGTAGTCATCTCTTCTGCGATTCCGACAGTCTACTCAGCCGGACTCGACCTCGCCGAGGTACACAACCCGAACCCTGAGCGCATGTCTGGCTTCTGGCAGAGCTTCCAGGAGATGTGGCTGATCTTCAACTCTTTTCCCAAGCCGATCATCGCGGCCATTACGGGCAACGCACCGGCGGCGGGATGCATCATCGCGATGGGTTGCGACTACCGCGTCATGGCTCGCGGACCGAAGGACACCACGAAAATCAACCGTCTGTACCGCATCGGCCTTAACGAGACGAAGCTAGGACTTGTCGCCCCGCCATGGACGGTGCCAGCGTACTGCCACCTTCTGGGCTCACGCCAGGCGGAGCGGATGCTGCAGCTGGGTGAGACACCCTTGGCTGATGATGCCCACAAGCTCGGGTTGATTGACGAGGTGGCTCCCGATGAGGAGCAGACGATCGAAGTCGCCTACAAGCAGGCGGAACGCTTCCTCAGCGTGCCACAGAAGCCCCGTTTGATGTCGCGTGAACTGGTTCGCCGTGAGTACCTGCAGATGCTTGCCTCCGATAAAGACCGGAAGCGCGATACGGACGCATTTATGAAAATGGTGCTCAACCCTGAGGTGCAACACAACCTGGAGCGctacctgcagcgcctcaaGAGCCGCTCTCGTAAGTAA
- a CDS encoding putative 3,2-trans-enoyl-CoA isomerase,mitochondrial precursor yields the protein MWLIFNSFPKPIIAAITGNAPAAGCIIAMGCDYRVMARGPKDNTNNNRLYRIGLNETKLGLVAPPWTMPAYAYLLGSRQAERMLQLGETPLADDAHKLGLIDEVASDEEQTIEAAYKQAERFLSVPQQSRWMARDMMRREYLQMLASDEERNYDTEFFTQFVMNPEVQHNLERYLERLKSRSRK from the coding sequence ATGTGGCTGATCTTCAACTCTTTTCCCAAGCCGATCATCGCGGCCATTACGGGCAACGCACCGGCGGCGGGATGCATCATCGCGATGGGTTGCGACTACCGCGTCATGGCTCGCGGACCGAAGGACAACACGAACAACAACCGTCTGTACCGCATCGGGCTTAACGAGACGAAGCTAGGACTTGTCGCCCCGCCATGGACGATGCCAGCTTACGCCTACCTTCTGGGCTCACGCCAGGCGGAGCGGATGCTGCAGCTGGGTGAGACACCCTTGGCTGATGATGCCCACAAGCTCGGGTTGATTGACGAGGTGGCCTCCGATGAGGAGCAGACGATCGAAGCCGCCTACAAGCAGGCGGAACGCTTCCTCAGCGTGCCGCAGCAATCTCGGTGGATGGCGCGTGATATGATGCGCCGTGAGTACCTGCAGATGCTCGCCTCTGACGAGGAGCGCAACTACGACACAGAGTTTTTCACTCAATTTGTGATGAACCCTGAGGTGCAACACAACCTGGAGCGCTACCTGGAGCGCCTCAAGAGCCGCTCTCGTAAGTAA